A stretch of the Panicum virgatum strain AP13 chromosome 9N, P.virgatum_v5, whole genome shotgun sequence genome encodes the following:
- the LOC120687675 gene encoding germin-like protein 3-6, whose product MEHFNKALTALSATLLLVLLAPLLIMAADPDPLQDFCVADLSGTPSVNGHPCLPPSAAGDEFLFSTRIATGGDPLANPNGSNVTELDVSEWPGVNTLGVSMNRVDFAPGGTNPPHIHPRATEVGLVTRGELLVGIIGSLDSGNRYYSKVVRAGETFVIPRGLMHFQFNVGKEAATMVVSFNSQNPGIIFVPLTLFGSSPPIPTPVLVKALRVDAEVVDLLKSKFTGGY is encoded by the coding sequence ATGGAGCACTTCAACAAAGCCCTAACAGCATTGTCCGCcacgctgctgctggtgctgctggctCCTCTCCTCATCATGGCCGCCGACCCCGACCCTCTCCAGGACTTCTGCGTCGCCGACCTCAGCGGCACGCCGTCGGTGAACGGCCACCCGTGCCtgccgccgtcggcggcgggcgacgAGTTCCTCTTCTCGACCAGGATCGCCACCGGGGGCGACCCGCTGGCGAACCCGAACGGCTCCAACGTGACGGAGCTCGACGTGTCCGAGTGGCCCGGCGTGAACACGCTCGGCGTGTCCATGAACCGCGTCGACTTCGCGCCCGGCGGCACCAACCCGCCGCACATCCACCCGCGCGCCACCGAGGTCGGCCTGGTGACCCGCGGCGAGCTCCTCGTGGGCATCATCGGCAGCCTCGACTCCGGGAACCGGTACTACTCCAAGGTGGTCCGCGCCGGCGAGACCTTCGTCATCCCGCGCGGCCTCATGCACTTCCAGTTCAACGTCGGCAAGGAGGCGGCCACCATGGTGGTGTCCTTCAACAGCCAGAACCCCGGCATCATCTTTGTGCCGCTCACGCTGTTCGGGTCCTCCCCGCCCATCCCGACGCCGGTGCTCGTCAAGGCGCTCCGGGTGGACGCCGAGGTCGTCGATCTCCTCAAGTCCAAGTTCACCGGTGGGTACTGA